From Streptomyces asiaticus, one genomic window encodes:
- a CDS encoding OmpL47-type beta-barrel domain-containing protein yields MVLGLSSATATVAYGQDDTRQAAQQTLTWTAGDDITKYTSAPTTAVAGKTTIVFENSTATGNTMGMPHTLTFDVSDPEYNNDVPLNILANPSDDSGGKHTAEVTLSPGRYRYHCTIPGHGQMQGILVVTDGGGGGDTTAPEATAKVEGEKNADGAYIGMATVSVSATDEGSGVDRIEFAEGDGAFQPYTAPVMVHQVGQHTIRYRAVDKAGNVSEVKSVDFTVVAPPTDDTTPPETSATVSGEKDPSGAYIGMATVTVTASDTGSGVNRIDYALGQGEFQPYTGPVMVHDAGAHTVRFRAADKAGNVSQVKSVDFTVVVPPAEDTIPPSTSAQVDGTKNSDGAYVGSAKVTLTAADDDSGVEKVEYSLDSGPYLAYATPVVVDRVGRHTVAYRATDKAGNTSEARQIAFTVAEGGGVPAPACPEWDERLTVIVGTVDTGVPNRITRSRCTINELIEDEKDWSSHALFLKHVTSVTDKLLTDGVIDQREYRAINKAAKQSGIGKPGQDEGYRPLFDGTQKSLDRWQHVGGGAFGLNDDGSITSSTSVQGMGMLWFPQRTYDDFSLKLQFRDDAPGTGNANGGVFVRFPYVHDHPEESRPEWVAIKYGHEVQILDRPDGDMYKTGSIYGFDRVGLAGAGVTPKGSWNDYEIRVVGQHFSIYRNGVLLNEFDNTGGQEFTPPRSDDPGTDGRRYSSGYIGLQVHSTDDVISYRDIRIKEL; encoded by the coding sequence ATGGTCCTCGGGCTGAGCTCGGCGACGGCGACGGTGGCCTATGGACAGGACGACACCCGGCAGGCCGCCCAGCAGACCCTCACCTGGACCGCGGGTGACGACATCACCAAGTACACCTCGGCGCCCACTACCGCGGTCGCCGGGAAGACCACCATCGTCTTCGAGAACAGCACGGCCACCGGCAACACCATGGGGATGCCGCACACCCTGACGTTCGATGTCTCCGACCCGGAGTACAACAACGACGTCCCGCTGAACATCCTCGCCAACCCCTCGGACGACAGCGGCGGCAAGCACACCGCCGAGGTCACCCTCAGCCCCGGCCGCTACCGCTACCACTGCACCATCCCCGGCCACGGCCAGATGCAGGGCATCCTGGTGGTCACCGACGGCGGCGGGGGCGGGGACACCACCGCGCCCGAGGCCACGGCGAAGGTCGAGGGCGAGAAGAACGCCGACGGCGCGTACATCGGGATGGCCACCGTCTCGGTGTCCGCCACCGACGAGGGCTCCGGTGTGGACCGGATCGAGTTCGCCGAAGGCGACGGGGCGTTCCAGCCCTACACCGCCCCGGTGATGGTCCACCAGGTCGGGCAGCACACCATCCGCTACCGGGCGGTCGACAAGGCGGGGAACGTGTCGGAGGTGAAGTCGGTGGACTTCACCGTGGTGGCGCCGCCGACGGACGACACCACACCGCCGGAGACCTCCGCCACCGTCTCCGGTGAGAAGGACCCGTCCGGTGCGTACATCGGCATGGCCACCGTGACCGTCACCGCCTCGGACACCGGCTCCGGGGTCAACCGGATCGACTACGCCCTGGGCCAGGGGGAGTTCCAGCCCTACACCGGTCCGGTGATGGTCCATGACGCGGGCGCGCACACGGTGCGCTTCCGGGCGGCGGACAAGGCGGGGAACGTGTCGCAGGTGAAGTCGGTGGACTTCACGGTGGTGGTGCCGCCGGCCGAGGACACCATTCCGCCGTCGACCTCCGCGCAGGTCGATGGGACCAAGAACTCCGACGGCGCCTATGTGGGCAGCGCCAAGGTCACACTCACCGCCGCGGACGACGACTCCGGGGTGGAGAAGGTCGAGTACTCCCTGGACAGCGGTCCCTATCTCGCGTACGCCACCCCCGTGGTGGTGGACCGGGTGGGCCGTCACACCGTGGCGTACCGCGCCACCGACAAGGCGGGCAACACCTCCGAGGCCCGCCAGATCGCCTTCACCGTGGCCGAAGGCGGCGGGGTGCCCGCACCCGCGTGTCCGGAGTGGGACGAGCGCCTCACGGTGATCGTCGGCACGGTGGACACCGGCGTACCCAACCGCATCACCCGCAGCCGCTGCACCATCAATGAGCTGATCGAGGACGAGAAGGACTGGTCCTCCCACGCCCTCTTCCTCAAGCACGTCACCTCCGTCACCGACAAGCTGCTCACCGACGGCGTCATCGACCAGCGCGAGTACCGGGCCATCAACAAGGCGGCCAAGCAGTCCGGGATCGGCAAGCCCGGTCAGGACGAGGGCTACCGCCCGCTGTTCGACGGCACCCAGAAGTCGCTCGACAGGTGGCAGCACGTGGGCGGCGGGGCCTTCGGCCTCAATGACGACGGCAGCATCACCAGCAGCACCTCGGTCCAGGGCATGGGCATGCTGTGGTTCCCGCAGCGGACCTACGACGACTTCTCCCTGAAGCTCCAGTTCCGCGATGACGCACCCGGGACGGGCAATGCCAACGGAGGTGTCTTCGTGCGCTTCCCGTACGTCCATGACCACCCCGAGGAGTCCCGCCCGGAGTGGGTCGCCATCAAGTACGGGCACGAGGTGCAGATCCTCGACCGCCCGGACGGCGATATGTACAAGACCGGATCGATCTACGGTTTCGACCGGGTCGGGCTGGCCGGGGCGGGGGTCACCCCCAAGGGCAGCTGGAACGACTACGAGATCCGGGTGGTCGGTCAGCACTTCTCGATCTACCGCAACGGTGTGCTGCTCAATGAGTTCGACAACACCGGTGGTCAGGAGTTCACCCCGCCGCGCTCGGACGACCCCGGCACGGACGGCCGTCGGTACTCCTCCGGGTACATCGGTCTCCAGGTCCACAGCACCGATGATGTGATCTCGTACCGCGACATCCGCATCAAGGAGCTGTAG
- the recQ gene encoding DNA helicase RecQ, producing the protein MALPDTGPDMSDAPGPETSEALGVLHRVFGYDSFRGGQQEIIDHVVAGGDALVLMPTGGGKSLCYQIPALVRKGVGVVVSPLIALMQDQVDALRNLGVRAGFLNSTQDLDERRMVEAEFLAGELDLLYLAPERLRVESTLRLLDRGQISLFAIDEAHCVAQWGHDFRPDYLALSELHERWPTVPRIALTATATEATHAEIASRLKLQDALHFVASFDRPNIQYRIAPKNEPKKQLLELLRTEHPGEAGIVYCLSRSSVEKTAEFLVAEGIDAVPYHAGLDAPTRAEHQARFLREDGLVVVATIAFGMGIDKPDVRFVAHLDLPKSVEGYYQETGRAGRDGQPSTAWLAYGLQDVVQQRKMIDTSEGDDTHRRRLGAHLDAMLALCETVECRRVGLLAYFGQESTPCGNCDTCLTPPESWDGTIPAQKLLSTVVRLKRERNQKFGAGQIIDILLGKKTAKVIQFDHDALSVFGIGTELREAEWRGVVRQLLAQGVLGVEGDYGTLVLTDASAEVLNRQREIRLRREPEKASRTAKGKTGASGKAKKAPVDLPEEAVPVFERLRAWRAATAKEQGVPAYVVFHDATLREIATLAPATLEELGTVSGVGENKLVKYGQGILDTLAS; encoded by the coding sequence TCGACCATGTGGTGGCCGGTGGTGACGCGCTCGTCCTCATGCCGACCGGCGGTGGCAAATCGCTGTGCTACCAGATCCCGGCGCTGGTGCGGAAGGGCGTCGGTGTCGTCGTCTCGCCCCTGATCGCACTGATGCAGGACCAGGTCGACGCGCTGCGGAACCTCGGGGTGCGGGCCGGGTTCCTCAACTCCACCCAGGACCTGGACGAGCGGCGGATGGTCGAGGCCGAGTTCCTCGCGGGCGAGCTGGATCTGCTCTATCTCGCGCCGGAGCGGCTGCGGGTCGAGTCCACGCTGCGGCTGCTGGACCGGGGCCAGATCTCGCTGTTCGCCATCGACGAGGCGCACTGTGTGGCCCAGTGGGGGCACGACTTCCGGCCCGACTATCTGGCCCTGTCCGAGCTGCACGAGCGGTGGCCCACCGTGCCCCGGATCGCGCTGACCGCGACCGCCACCGAGGCCACCCACGCCGAGATCGCGTCCCGGCTGAAGCTCCAGGACGCGCTGCACTTCGTGGCCAGTTTCGACCGCCCGAACATCCAGTACCGGATCGCTCCCAAGAACGAGCCGAAGAAGCAGCTGCTGGAGCTGTTGCGCACCGAGCACCCGGGCGAGGCGGGGATCGTCTACTGCCTGTCCCGCTCCTCGGTGGAGAAGACGGCCGAGTTCCTGGTGGCCGAGGGTATCGACGCGGTGCCGTACCACGCGGGGCTGGACGCGCCGACCCGCGCCGAGCATCAGGCGCGCTTCCTGCGCGAGGACGGTCTGGTCGTGGTGGCCACGATCGCGTTCGGCATGGGGATCGACAAGCCCGATGTGCGGTTCGTGGCCCATCTGGACCTGCCCAAGTCCGTGGAGGGCTACTACCAGGAGACCGGCCGGGCCGGGCGGGATGGACAGCCCTCCACCGCATGGCTGGCGTACGGGCTCCAGGACGTGGTCCAGCAGCGGAAGATGATCGACACCTCCGAGGGCGACGACACCCATCGGCGCCGCCTCGGCGCCCATCTCGACGCGATGCTGGCGCTGTGCGAGACGGTGGAGTGCCGCCGGGTGGGGCTGCTGGCGTACTTCGGCCAGGAGTCCACCCCCTGTGGCAACTGCGACACCTGCCTCACTCCCCCGGAGTCCTGGGACGGCACCATCCCCGCGCAGAAGCTGCTGTCCACGGTGGTGCGGCTCAAGCGGGAGCGCAACCAGAAGTTCGGCGCGGGGCAGATCATCGACATCCTGCTCGGGAAGAAGACGGCCAAGGTCATCCAGTTCGACCATGACGCGCTGTCGGTGTTCGGTATCGGTACCGAGCTGCGCGAGGCCGAATGGCGCGGTGTGGTACGGCAGTTGCTGGCCCAGGGGGTGCTCGGCGTCGAGGGGGACTACGGCACGCTGGTGCTCACCGACGCGAGCGCTGAGGTGCTGAACCGGCAGCGCGAGATCAGGCTGCGGCGCGAGCCGGAGAAGGCGTCGCGCACCGCGAAGGGAAAGACGGGGGCCTCGGGGAAGGCCAAGAAGGCCCCGGTGGATCTGCCCGAGGAGGCCGTGCCGGTCTTCGAGCGGCTGCGCGCCTGGCGGGCGGCGACCGCGAAGGAGCAGGGCGTCCCCGCGTATGTGGTCTTCCACGACGCCACCCTGCGCGAGATCGCGACCCTTGCCCCGGCCACGCTCGAGGAGCTCGGCACGGTGAGCGGGGTCGGCGAGAACAAGCTGGTGAAGTACGGGCAGGGGATTCTGGACACCCTGGCGTCCTGA